Proteins from one Cervus canadensis isolate Bull #8, Minnesota chromosome 25, ASM1932006v1, whole genome shotgun sequence genomic window:
- the HELB gene encoding LOW QUALITY PROTEIN: DNA helicase B (The sequence of the model RefSeq protein was modified relative to this genomic sequence to represent the inferred CDS: deleted 1 base in 1 codon): MTITTSLVAIHLHTVNSSHTFRPPPGSRRSYSRGADWLIMGVYAARGFPELGLSSGEWTMASLSQPLLELQGPLLPPKDLVEDEDEYLREDAEGDEDTVFLDAEELCSGGVNAGSLPGRLRVSVFDENTQQKCDVFGRFPLTDAWWRVKVQVKPVASGSYQAQGFPSYFLQSDMSPPNQIHICSLFLKECNVSSEQRVKFFTWFNNKSRYKDLNFENLMENLRTWREEIEGNSKKQSTQKTQEPPPDHEMPLPLEFTFPFKTVMRALQFPKIMEFLPVLLPRHFKQLITSNSIEVLEEIEEILGTQPWKLGFRKITYRELKLLRCEASWTSFRQCKSLFQLMTDLEKNALVIYSQLKQICREQGHTCVEEADLTFQLSDLMSFHDAWQSLKFLKDIGVVTYEKGCVFLSDLYQAERGIASSICDLMTRPPWQLQVDVKKVLASICTPRPENSGSGDTLNKSNPDETRSEDLVDTLDTQDSADHIWDEGENEVNAEMSEGQLDQDQVTALDMICSNAVTVISGKGGCGKTTIVSQLFKHIELLEEREVKKACEDFEQDWNVPQEWITFTEQSQQQLDKAMEVLLTAPTGKAAGLLRQKTGFNAYTLCQVNYSFYLWKKKIKTKDRPWKFSSVRVLVVDEGSLVSVSIFKSVLNLLCEHSKLSKLIILGDVRQLPSIEPGNLLKDLFETLKSRNCAIELKTNHRAESELIVDNATRISRCQFPTFDAEVNISDNLTFPVSIQDKSFIFVRLPEEDASSQSSKSNHQFYLYSAVSTLLKEKDLEDVKTSQFIAFRRQDCDVINACCCQHYTGHLIRNHQNRLEFGVGDKICCTRNAYLSELLPENTLNSQQSNELNASGEDFNGGTPGFAKNKHDFESGTRLCNGEIFFITADKTDVTFGKRRFLTINNMAGLEVTVDFGKLMQYCHIKHAWARTIHTFQGSEEETVVYVVGKAGRQHWQHVYTAVTRGRRRVYVIAEESQLRSAITRKSVPRKTRLKHFLQNKLSGSSTSPAEFASSSKSPEDSRRPSTQPSASPLSAVTADTVTDESPGSQDSVADDTLLAFAEGWELSSYDEVDAAESPSQLRGSKRTCCLNDAESPSKILMVEESSPQVSSKLRNLRLNSLTPRQLFKPLNNQET; the protein is encoded by the exons ATGACCATCACCACAAGTTTAGTTGCCATCCATCTGCATACGGTTAACTCAAGTCACACATTTCGCCCACCCCCTGGAAGCCGAAGGTCCTACAGTCGCGGAGCTGATTGGCTGATCATGGGCGTCTACGCAGCCCGGGGTTTTCCGGAATTGGGGTTGAGCTCGGGAGAATGGACTATGGCCTCGTTGAGTCAGCCCTTGTTGGAGCTGCAGGGACCTCTGCTCCCACCCAAGGACCTGGTGGAGGACGAAGACGAGTATTTAAGGGAGGATGCGGAGGGCGACGAGGACACGGTGTTTCTCGACGCAGAGGAGCTTTGCAGTGGGGGCGTAAATGCTGGTAGCCTCCCTGGGCGGCTCCGTG tttctgtgtTTGATGAGAACACTCAGCAGAAATGTGACGTGTTCGGACGTTTTCCGTTAACTGATGCTTGGTGGCGAGTGAAGGTACAGGTTAAGCCTGTGGCATCAGGGAGCTATCAGGCTCAAGGATTTCCGTCTTACTTTTTACAGTCAGATATGTCACCAccaaatcaaatccacatctgTTCCCTCTTTCTTAAAGAGTGTAATGTCTCCAGTGAGCAAAGAGTTAAGTTTTTTACATGGTTTAATAATAAATCAAGGTATAAAGACCTCAATTTTGAAAATCTTATGGAAAACTTAAGAACTTGGCGAGAGGAAATTGAAGGGAATAGTAAAAAACAGTCTACGCAGAAAACACAAGAGCCACCACCAGATCATGAGATGCCGCTTCCTCTGGaattcacat TTCCATTTAAAACGGTGATGAGAGCTTTGCAGTTCCCAAAAATAATGGAATTCCTTCCAGTTCTTCTGCCTCGACACTTCAAACAGCTCATAACCTCAAATTCTATAGAGGTGTTGGAAGAGATAGAAGAGATTTTAGGTACACAGCCTTGGAAACTTGGATTTCGTAAA ataacCTACAGAGAACTGAAGCTCTTGCGATGTGAAGCTAGTTGGACGTCATTTCGTCAATGCAAGTCTCTTTTCCAGTTGATGACGGATTTGGAGAAGAATGCGTTAGTAATATATTCTCAACTGAAGCAGATATGTAGAGAGCAGGGGCACACGTGTGTTGAAGAAGCTGACTTAACTTTTCAGCTGTCGGACCTCATGTCTTTTCACGATGCTTGGCAGTCTCTGAAGTTCTTGAAGGATATTGGCGTGGTGACGTATGAGAAGggctgtgtctttctttctgaccTTTACCAGGCTGAGCGAGGCATTGCCTCTTCAATCTGTGACTTGATGACCAGGCCCCCATGGCAGCTGCAGGTCGATGTCAAAAAGGTGCTTGCATCTATTTGTACCCCAAGACCTGAGAATTCAGGAAGTGGTGATACACTGAATAAAAGTAATCCTGATGAAACAAGATCAGAAGATCTGGTGGATACTTTGGACACGCAGGACAGCGCTGACCATATCTGGGATGAGGGTGAAAATGAAGTGAATGCAGAAATGAGTGAGGGTCAACTGGATCAGGACCAGGTAACTGCTCTGGACATGATTTGCTCCAATGCCGTGACGGTCATAAGTGGGAAAGGTGGTTGTGGGAAGACCACAATTGTTAGCCAGCTTTTTAAGCATATAGAGTTGttggaagaaagagaagtgaaaaaagctTGTGAAGATTTTGAACAAGACTGGAATGTACCACAAGAATGGATCACCTTCACCGAGCAAAGTCAGCAGCAACTGGACAAGGCTATGGAAGTTTTACTTACGGCGCCTACAGGGAAAGCAGCTGGCTTACTGAGACAGAAAACTGGTTTTAACGCTTATACACTGTGTCAG GTCAATTATAGTTTCtatttatggaagaaaaaaataaagaccaaggACAGGCCATGGAAATTTTCTTCCGTTAGAGTTCTGGTTGTGGATGAAGGGAGTTTGGTATCTGTATCAATCTTCAAGTCGGTTTTAAATTTATTGTGTGAGCACTCCAAACTTTCTAAACTTATTATCCTTG gTGATGTTAGACAGTTACCCAGCATTGAACCTGGTAACTTGCTGAAAGATCTTTTTGAAACTCTTAAATCAAGAAATTGTGCTATTGAACTAAAGACAAACCATAGAGCAGAATCTGAACTAATTGTGGACAATGCTACAAG AATCTCAAGATGCCAGTTTCCAACATTTGATGCAGAGGTGAATATCTCTGATAATCTGACATTCCCTGTCTCAATACAagataaatcatttatttttgtcagACTCCCAGAAGAAGATGCCAGTTCTCAGTCCTCAAAAAGCAATCATCAGTTTT ATTTATATTCTGCAGTTAGTACTTTACTCAAAGAAAAGGACCTAGAAGACGTGAAGACATCACAATTTATTGCATTTAGAAG gcaggaCTGTGACGTGATCAACGCGTGCTGTTGCCAGCACTACACAGGACATCTAATCAG AAACCACCAGAATAGACTTGAATTTGGAGTTGGTGATAAAATTTGTTGTACCAGGAATGCGTATCTCTCAGAGTTACTCCCTGAAAATACTTTGAACAGTCAACAAAGTAATGAATTAAACGCCAGTGGCGAAGACTTTAATGGTGGTACTCCTGGTTTTGCTAAAAATAAGCATGACTTTGAAAGTGGTACTCGACTCTGCaatggagaaatattttttataacagCG GATAAAACTGATGTAACTTTTGGAAAGAGAAGATTTTTGACCATTAATAATATGGCTGGCCTGGAAGTAACTGTGGATTTTGGGAAACTAATGCAGTATTGCCACATAAAACATGCATGGGCAAGAACGATTCATACTTTTCAG GGGTCGGAGGAGGAGACGGTCGTCTACGTGGTGGGGAAGGCGGGCCGCCAGCACTGGCAACACGTGTACACCGCCGTGACCCGGGGCCGCCGCCGAGTGTACGTCATCGCAGAAGAGTCTCAGCTTCGGAGTGCCATCACGAGAAAGAGCGTTCCTAGGAAAACTCgtttaaaacattttctgcaAAACAAACTTTCCGGGAGCTCTACATCCCCAGCAGAGTTTGCATCCTCGTCAAAGAGCCCTGAGGACAGCAGGAGACCCAGCACGCAGCCATCAGCATCTCCGCTGTCCGCAGTCACGGCTGACACGGTGACAGATGAAAGCCCCGGAAGCCAGGACTCTGTGGCTGATGACACGCTGCTTGCCTTTGCTGAAGGATGGGAATTATCTTCATATGATGAAGTGGATGCAGCTGAGAGTCCGTCACAACTGAGAGGGTCCAAAAGAACATGTTGCTTGAATGATGCTGAAAGTCCAAGCAAAATTCTTATG